Proteins from a genomic interval of Verrucomicrobiota bacterium:
- the dusB gene encoding tRNA dihydrouridine synthase DusB — MLSHQEKIPQKKGTYSLYLKELCLKSPLFLSPMAGYTTLPFRVAIRSLGGLSIATTDLVNARSLLEMNPKGIRMVSTCSQDRPLGVQLFGSKTQELCDAAKFLEDLGIDLIDLNMGCPVDKITRQGGGAALMQDEELTEELVGAIVRSVHLPVTVKMRLGWNDDTINAHRIAPRLEEMGVAAIAIHGRTREQGFSGNVNLEGIKAVVDSVKSIPIIGNGDVHSPKDANRMLNEMGCKGVMVGRAALANPFFFKQTLHYLTRGELIPEPTLEQRIMFMHKHFALALKYYGEMDACLHFRKMLTGYSEHFPKKEVWRRETQTLSTAEEYLAIVKKLTDGAVSKSCSMPNLQSLI, encoded by the coding sequence ATGCTTAGTCACCAAGAAAAGATCCCTCAGAAGAAGGGAACCTACTCACTTTATCTCAAGGAGCTTTGCTTGAAGTCCCCTCTCTTTTTATCTCCTATGGCTGGTTACACAACCTTACCTTTTCGCGTAGCCATACGATCACTAGGGGGCTTATCTATTGCGACAACAGACTTAGTCAATGCCAGGTCCTTGTTGGAAATGAACCCCAAAGGAATTCGGATGGTATCTACTTGCAGCCAGGATCGACCTTTGGGCGTTCAGCTATTTGGTTCTAAAACACAAGAGTTATGCGATGCAGCAAAATTTCTGGAAGACCTAGGCATTGATCTCATCGATCTGAACATGGGATGCCCAGTTGACAAGATTACTCGACAAGGTGGCGGAGCCGCTTTGATGCAAGATGAGGAATTAACTGAGGAACTTGTGGGTGCTATTGTTCGGTCGGTCCATTTACCTGTCACCGTAAAAATGAGATTGGGGTGGAATGACGATACCATCAATGCCCATCGCATTGCACCACGACTAGAAGAGATGGGGGTAGCTGCTATAGCCATCCATGGGAGAACTCGCGAGCAAGGGTTTTCCGGGAACGTCAATTTAGAAGGAATTAAAGCCGTAGTAGATTCTGTAAAGAGTATCCCTATCATCGGTAATGGAGATGTTCATTCCCCCAAAGATGCTAATCGAATGCTTAATGAAATGGGTTGTAAAGGAGTCATGGTAGGCCGAGCAGCATTAGCTAACCCATTTTTTTTTAAGCAAACCCTGCATTACTTAACCAGGGGAGAACTAATTCCTGAACCGACACTAGAACAACGTATCATGTTTATGCACAAGCACTTTGCATTAGCACTTAAGTACTATGGAGAAATGGATGCTTGTTTGCATTTTCGAAAAATGCTTACTGGTTATAGCGAGCATTTTCCAAAGAAAGAGGTCTGGCGCCGTGAGACGCAAACTCTTTCTACTGCAGAGGAGTATCTGGCAATTGTTAAAAAGCTAACGGATGGAGCGGTTTCTAAGAGTTGCTCTATGCCAAATTTGCAGTCCCTCATCTAA
- a CDS encoding NYN domain-containing protein: protein METSGQYLLVDGHSVIFHWPELRRVHEKDRRKARSLLIRSLKELHDTTDWLVTLVFDGKQGQCEKPQAGQMVILYAKAHQTADGLIERLTAQVEEAKRSLVWVVTADGVERKTVESLGAVSVDPDWLKRELELQGQNWKQSLGEVHRRAKW, encoded by the coding sequence ATGGAGACTTCAGGACAATATCTTCTTGTCGACGGACACAGTGTTATTTTTCACTGGCCCGAATTGCGGCGTGTTCATGAAAAAGATAGAAGAAAAGCTCGCAGTCTTCTAATTCGCAGTCTAAAAGAGTTACACGATACAACTGACTGGTTGGTGACCCTCGTGTTTGATGGTAAGCAAGGCCAATGCGAAAAGCCTCAGGCTGGACAAATGGTTATATTGTATGCAAAAGCCCACCAGACTGCAGATGGACTTATCGAGAGGCTAACCGCTCAAGTGGAAGAGGCCAAACGTAGCTTGGTATGGGTTGTAACCGCTGATGGAGTGGAAAGGAAGACTGTTGAGTCGCTTGGAGCCGTCTCAGTAGACCCTGATTGGCTCAAGAGAGAGCTTGAGCTTCAGGGACAAAATTGGAAGCAGTCGCTTGGTGAGGTTCACAGGCGCGCAAAATGGTAA
- a CDS encoding glycogen/starch/alpha-glucan phosphorylase, translated as MGTDTSFHSVLENSPEVFKEDILRHLKFTLARDRHTATRRDWYLSTCSAIQDRIVERLIATQAVHNQKNVRRVYYLSLEFLMGRLFTNSLYNAGVYEEVETAMKELGFDVEGARNEEYDMGLGNGGLGRLAACFLDSLATLDYPAIGYGIRYEYGLFKQEFQNGHQVELPDDWAKFGVPWEICRPQFAIPVELYGNVENIFDDSGSYVAKWVNTWKLLGTPYDIPIPGYGTPTVNFLRLWESGSTEDFDFAAFNQGGYSEAVRDKNFAETITKILYPNDSTENGKELRLVQQYFFVSCSLKDIVRRFHKSNRDWKVFPEKVAIQLNDTHPAIAVAELMRLLHDEDKLPWEQAWSIVTSTFSYTNHTLLPEALEKWSVGLFEKVLPRHMQIIYEINKRFLAEVEEKWPGDDEMKRRLSLIEESGEKMVRMAYLAVVGSHTVNGVAALHSRLLKQTLFADFESLNPDKIVNVTNGITPRRWLQACNPRLSTLITEHIGTEWARNLDELRKLEPFADDASFQERFMATKHENKVDLAEIIKNECGVVVDPHALFDVQIKRLHEYKRQHLNLLNILSAYRRILQNPDLDIQPRVYLFAAKAAPGYALAKCIIKAINAVGEKINNDPKVKDRIKVIFLPNYRVSLAQRIIPASDLSEQISTAGKEASGTGNMKLALNGSLTIGTLDGANVEIKEQVGDENIFIFGMTVEEVTELKKKGYNPHDYYQQNEEIRTLVDWIGSNYFTPDEHGALSPLRDSFLTGGDPFMILADFESYKQKQLEVDTVYRDKARWAKMAILNTARIGFFSSDRTIREYAEKVWKLKTVPV; from the coding sequence ATGGGTACAGATACGTCTTTTCATTCGGTTTTAGAAAATAGCCCGGAAGTCTTTAAAGAGGACATTCTCCGTCATTTGAAATTTACACTAGCTAGAGATAGGCATACCGCAACAAGGCGTGATTGGTATTTGTCAACCTGTAGCGCTATTCAAGACCGCATTGTGGAGCGTTTAATTGCCACACAAGCAGTCCATAACCAGAAGAACGTGCGCAGGGTTTATTATCTTTCTCTAGAATTTTTGATGGGGCGACTCTTTACCAACTCACTTTACAACGCGGGAGTATATGAAGAAGTGGAAACCGCTATGAAAGAATTAGGTTTTGATGTTGAGGGAGCTCGAAATGAAGAATATGACATGGGGTTAGGCAATGGGGGACTAGGCCGCTTAGCCGCATGCTTTTTGGATTCTTTAGCAACATTGGATTACCCCGCTATTGGTTATGGCATCCGCTATGAATATGGTTTATTCAAGCAAGAGTTTCAAAACGGACATCAAGTCGAATTACCCGATGATTGGGCTAAATTCGGTGTGCCCTGGGAAATTTGCCGACCTCAGTTCGCGATTCCAGTAGAATTATATGGCAATGTAGAAAATATCTTTGATGATTCGGGGAGCTATGTCGCTAAATGGGTAAACACATGGAAACTTCTAGGAACACCATATGATATACCTATTCCCGGTTACGGGACTCCTACTGTAAACTTTTTGCGATTATGGGAATCTGGGTCAACCGAGGATTTTGATTTTGCTGCATTTAATCAAGGCGGCTACAGCGAGGCCGTTAGAGATAAGAATTTTGCTGAAACGATCACGAAGATCTTATATCCCAACGACAGCACGGAAAATGGGAAAGAGCTTAGGCTAGTTCAACAGTATTTCTTTGTCTCCTGCTCATTGAAAGATATTGTCAGAAGATTTCATAAATCTAACCGGGATTGGAAAGTCTTCCCCGAAAAAGTCGCTATACAGCTCAATGATACACATCCAGCTATAGCAGTTGCCGAACTCATGCGCCTACTCCATGACGAAGACAAGCTACCTTGGGAACAAGCTTGGTCTATCGTGACAAGTACTTTTTCTTATACAAATCACACGCTCTTACCTGAGGCCCTAGAGAAATGGAGTGTTGGTCTCTTTGAGAAAGTTTTGCCAAGACACATGCAAATTATTTATGAGATCAACAAAAGATTTCTCGCAGAAGTAGAAGAAAAATGGCCAGGTGACGATGAAATGAAACGCCGCTTGTCACTCATCGAAGAATCCGGAGAAAAAATGGTGCGAATGGCTTACTTGGCCGTGGTAGGTAGCCATACCGTTAATGGAGTTGCTGCCCTTCACTCAAGACTTCTCAAGCAAACTCTTTTCGCAGATTTTGAATCACTAAATCCTGACAAAATTGTCAATGTCACAAATGGTATCACTCCTAGGAGATGGCTTCAGGCTTGTAACCCTCGCCTATCTACTCTGATCACTGAACACATAGGAACGGAATGGGCAAGAAATTTAGACGAACTAAGAAAACTAGAACCCTTTGCCGATGATGCTTCTTTTCAAGAGCGATTTATGGCCACAAAACACGAAAATAAAGTGGATTTAGCAGAAATCATTAAAAATGAATGCGGCGTCGTCGTAGATCCTCATGCGTTATTCGACGTCCAGATCAAACGTTTGCACGAATATAAAAGGCAACACCTTAACTTGCTGAATATTCTTTCTGCTTACCGCCGTATCCTTCAAAATCCCGATCTAGATATTCAACCAAGAGTGTACCTATTCGCAGCCAAGGCGGCACCTGGGTATGCCCTGGCCAAGTGTATTATTAAGGCAATCAATGCAGTTGGTGAGAAGATCAACAATGACCCTAAGGTGAAGGACAGGATCAAAGTTATATTTCTACCTAATTATCGAGTTTCTCTGGCTCAAAGAATCATACCTGCTTCGGATCTTTCAGAACAAATTTCCACCGCAGGCAAGGAAGCTTCAGGGACAGGTAATATGAAACTAGCTTTGAATGGATCGCTAACTATTGGAACCCTTGATGGCGCTAATGTTGAGATCAAAGAGCAGGTCGGCGATGAGAATATTTTCATTTTTGGCATGACTGTAGAGGAAGTCACAGAGCTCAAGAAAAAGGGGTATAATCCCCATGATTATTATCAACAAAACGAGGAGATTCGCACATTGGTTGACTGGATTGGCTCCAATTATTTTACTCCTGATGAACACGGTGCTTTGAGTCCTCTGAGGGACAGTTTTCTTACTGGTGGGGACCCTTTTATGATTTTGGCGGATTTTGAATCTTATAAACAGAAGCAACTGGAAGTGGATACAGTTTACAGAGATAAAGCTCGCTGGGCTAAAATGGCTATTTTAAATACGGCTCGCATTGGTTTCTTCTCAAGCGACAGAACCATCCGCGAGTATGCAGAGAAGGTCTGGAAATTAAAAACTGTTCCCGTTTAA
- a CDS encoding HAD-IIB family hydrolase: protein MPILATDLDRTLFPNGKQPYDDSMAKLKELIERHKMTLIYVTGRNEQQIREGMSLYHPPLPSYAVTEVGTKVYQVDTANGEFIEELGYIEKIRLLTPTWDIDKIKEELSQTRDLRLQEAHHQNDFKASFFIDNLSQARSVISKVRQVIGRLCSDADVTYSVDEMIGIGLLDIMPSKANKMEGLEYLRQRKGLSKEEIIYAGDSGNDISALTYGYRSILVANAIDEVRQETKKVGESNGVIDKIYFAEGKDGLNGCYASGIIEGLEHFGFL from the coding sequence ATGCCAATACTTGCCACGGACCTTGACCGAACCTTATTTCCCAATGGAAAACAGCCATATGACGATTCAATGGCAAAGCTTAAGGAGCTTATAGAGAGGCATAAAATGACGTTAATCTACGTTACAGGTAGGAATGAGCAACAGATTCGAGAAGGGATGTCTTTGTACCACCCTCCGCTACCTAGCTATGCAGTTACTGAAGTGGGTACAAAGGTCTACCAAGTAGATACGGCAAACGGAGAGTTTATAGAAGAACTAGGTTATATTGAAAAGATAAGGCTTCTAACTCCCACATGGGATATAGATAAAATAAAGGAGGAACTTTCCCAAACAAGGGATTTGAGACTGCAGGAGGCACACCACCAAAATGACTTTAAAGCAAGTTTTTTCATTGATAACCTTTCTCAGGCGAGGTCAGTCATTAGCAAAGTGCGTCAGGTCATTGGTCGGCTCTGCTCAGACGCCGATGTTACCTACTCAGTTGATGAGATGATTGGTATTGGATTGTTAGATATTATGCCCTCAAAGGCTAATAAAATGGAAGGTCTTGAATACCTTCGTCAAAGGAAAGGATTGTCCAAAGAAGAAATTATCTATGCGGGCGATTCGGGTAACGATATTTCTGCCCTAACCTATGGTTATCGTTCCATCTTGGTTGCTAACGCGATTGATGAAGTAAGGCAAGAAACTAAAAAAGTGGGAGAATCTAATGGTGTGATCGATAAAATATACTTCGCCGAAGGCAAAGACGGATTGAATGGGTGTTACGCTTCAGGGATTATTGAGGGCCTCGAACACTTTGGTTTCCTCTAA
- the dnaA gene encoding chromosomal replication initiator protein DnaA: protein MDSELLWNKVCHELQNLISPDAYQRWFSPITACGYESGRLTLGVDNSIYQYWIEENYLGQLKQAAELVIGQNVDVVFESTESSPSPKEDSPKTENPIPVADVQSTRHKDYRAKLKANYEFRSFVVGVNNQFAHAAALAVSESPSKVYNPLFIHGAVGLGKTHLMHAVGHHIIQRKPSAKVVYVTSEQFTNEFIDAIQHGELVKFRRRFRHAEVLLIDDVQFFSGKDRSQEEFFHTFNALFDGNKQIVLSSDAPPSDVSNLEQRLVSRFEWGLTAELQPPDIETRLAILRAKAQKIKVRLGDSVLLFIAERVKANIRRLEGALNRVAAWATLNDRKITQEQVEHLLKDFIQQEARQVITIEGIQKRVAERFDIRMTDMTSKRRPANIAVPRMVAMYLSRRLTAKSLQEIGDAFGGRDHGTVLHACKTVEGRINSDEKFRQSVDYVTTKLEGVK from the coding sequence ATGGATTCAGAACTTCTTTGGAACAAGGTATGCCATGAGTTACAAAATTTAATTTCACCGGATGCGTATCAACGTTGGTTCTCTCCCATCACGGCTTGTGGCTATGAGTCGGGGCGTCTTACACTTGGGGTTGATAATTCCATCTATCAGTATTGGATAGAAGAAAATTATCTTGGCCAGTTAAAGCAAGCTGCTGAGCTTGTCATAGGACAGAATGTTGATGTTGTCTTCGAATCTACAGAATCAAGCCCCTCTCCTAAAGAAGACTCTCCAAAGACAGAAAATCCTATACCCGTAGCAGATGTGCAAAGCACTAGACATAAGGATTACCGTGCTAAACTCAAAGCCAATTATGAATTTAGGAGCTTTGTTGTAGGTGTAAATAATCAGTTTGCTCATGCAGCTGCCTTGGCAGTTTCTGAGTCACCATCTAAAGTATATAATCCTTTGTTTATTCATGGTGCTGTAGGTTTAGGTAAGACACATTTAATGCATGCGGTAGGCCATCACATTATTCAACGCAAACCGAGTGCAAAGGTCGTTTATGTAACCTCAGAGCAGTTTACCAACGAGTTTATTGATGCAATTCAGCACGGAGAGCTTGTGAAGTTTCGTCGCCGCTTTCGTCATGCGGAGGTGCTTTTAATTGATGACGTTCAGTTTTTTTCAGGAAAAGATCGCTCACAGGAAGAGTTCTTTCATACTTTTAATGCGCTCTTTGATGGTAATAAACAAATTGTTCTTTCCAGTGATGCACCACCTAGTGATGTGTCGAATTTAGAGCAAAGATTAGTGTCGCGTTTTGAATGGGGACTCACTGCAGAGCTGCAACCGCCAGATATTGAAACACGCTTAGCCATACTGAGGGCTAAGGCGCAAAAGATCAAAGTTCGTCTTGGCGACTCTGTCCTTCTATTTATAGCAGAGCGGGTGAAAGCGAATATTCGTCGTCTAGAAGGTGCGCTTAATCGTGTTGCCGCATGGGCTACGCTCAATGACCGAAAGATCACCCAGGAACAGGTAGAACATCTTCTAAAAGATTTTATTCAACAAGAAGCACGTCAGGTTATCACCATCGAAGGAATCCAAAAACGTGTGGCAGAGCGATTCGATATTCGCATGACTGACATGACCAGCAAGCGTCGACCAGCCAACATAGCGGTTCCCAGAATGGTAGCTATGTATCTAAGCAGAAGGCTTACCGCAAAGTCCTTACAAGAAATTGGAGATGCTTTTGGAGGACGCGACCATGGAACCGTTCTTCACGCATGCAAGACTGTGGAGGGCCGCATAAATAGCGACGAAAAATTTCGCCAGTCTGTAGACTACGTGACCACCAAACTTGAAGGTGTCAAATAA
- a CDS encoding DNA integrity scanning protein DisA nucleotide-binding domain protein: MDGIHIWKIAIDIAISALLLRMVLGWLVTYNRLFWLVVALLGLVCSGYLVAHFDLPFSFYLMLALAGPLLIILFLSFLPELGRIHQAISHGNIFGWKAEATFEVIRELSDALFELAQKRRGALIVIPQADSVESLLSGGEEIDARLSKTILLSIFNTKSPRHDGAVLLNRDRVVRAGAVLPLASAEGADSELGTRHLAALGLSERSDAHVIVVSEERGSVSFAKEGALKVLPSKTEEDLESSLIDYMEIGENKSKTKKSIMVSLLLWLIACGISLAGSIQIERHKIEEKRKVELALASQNKASKLVKVAISYTGKPENLFFAGETPPSECEVLLQYPENITIPEQLTLTLDISQYKASDQAHEINLSKDMVKNLPAELEITDIKPVSISLVLAEIKRLQLDVKPPEITELNESLKLVSIKLLRPQVFAEVRDLKFEQSPGLKCFPLDVSSITHAGTHRLKAKLDLPVTITLVNQKFSNEGLDIEIVVEDKNPTPEPHAEPTPLPEP, from the coding sequence ATGGATGGTATACATATTTGGAAAATAGCCATAGATATAGCGATAAGCGCGCTGTTACTAAGGATGGTATTAGGGTGGCTTGTTACTTACAACCGCCTATTCTGGCTTGTAGTAGCTTTGTTGGGTTTGGTATGTAGTGGCTATTTAGTCGCTCACTTTGATCTACCTTTTTCCTTCTACTTAATGCTGGCCCTTGCCGGACCACTTCTCATTATTCTCTTTCTCTCCTTCTTACCTGAATTAGGTCGCATCCACCAAGCTATTAGCCATGGGAATATCTTCGGATGGAAAGCAGAAGCTACTTTTGAAGTCATCAGGGAATTATCCGATGCCTTGTTTGAACTGGCACAGAAAAGAAGAGGCGCGTTAATTGTGATACCTCAGGCAGACAGCGTTGAAAGCCTCCTTAGTGGTGGTGAGGAAATAGATGCTAGACTCAGTAAGACAATCTTACTGTCCATCTTTAACACTAAATCCCCAAGGCATGATGGCGCGGTCCTACTCAATAGAGACCGTGTCGTTCGTGCAGGAGCTGTCTTGCCCTTAGCCTCGGCCGAGGGTGCTGACTCAGAACTTGGAACACGGCACTTGGCTGCACTAGGCCTAAGCGAACGCTCCGATGCTCATGTTATAGTTGTCTCGGAGGAAAGAGGATCCGTATCTTTTGCCAAAGAAGGTGCTTTGAAAGTACTCCCATCCAAGACGGAGGAAGATTTGGAGTCTTCGCTTATTGACTATATGGAAATAGGCGAAAACAAATCAAAGACTAAGAAATCCATTATGGTCTCTTTGCTTCTATGGCTTATTGCCTGTGGTATATCACTTGCTGGAAGCATTCAAATAGAGCGACATAAAATTGAAGAGAAGCGCAAAGTTGAGCTAGCATTAGCCAGCCAGAATAAAGCCAGCAAGCTAGTCAAAGTGGCCATTAGTTACACAGGTAAGCCAGAAAATTTATTCTTTGCGGGCGAAACCCCTCCTAGTGAGTGCGAAGTTCTGCTCCAATATCCTGAAAACATTACGATACCTGAGCAACTCACTCTAACTTTGGATATATCTCAATATAAAGCTAGTGACCAGGCCCATGAGATCAATCTTTCCAAGGACATGGTTAAAAATCTACCTGCCGAGTTAGAGATCACAGATATCAAGCCAGTCTCTATCAGCTTAGTTTTAGCGGAAATCAAACGATTGCAACTTGATGTGAAGCCTCCTGAGATTACAGAGCTCAATGAATCTTTAAAACTCGTTTCCATTAAACTCCTAAGGCCCCAAGTGTTTGCCGAAGTCCGCGACTTAAAATTCGAGCAGAGTCCTGGACTGAAGTGTTTTCCATTAGATGTTTCGTCTATTACTCATGCTGGAACACACAGACTAAAAGCTAAACTAGATCTCCCGGTGACAATCACTCTGGTAAATCAAAAATTTTCTAATGAGGGCCTAGATATAGAGATTGTTGTTGAAGACAAAAACCCCACGCCTGAACCTCATGCGGAACCAACGCCTCTGCCGGAACCATGA